Proteins encoded together in one Oceanidesulfovibrio indonesiensis window:
- a CDS encoding RES family NAD+ phosphorylase has protein sequence MKHNIKQIQGIFMCVACSNCFQDQGLKLDARQIGTQDRSNCPRCGVKDGFKLNNDDLIALAHRFFVWGSLLRVDYGAAPLIQFNEHQKTSIKVSHWLSDDIKIFEEILDIGFFHYGPRLWMLGEIEPLKMLQNIETRASTIEELFALYPSKSLSHSNLFYRIRVAPDDPTNIAQFDSPPNEFSGHGRFCSKNLPILYASPDLQVCIHECRVKADDEVFVATMRPEKELKLFDLSVAPEENVSEFDSFDIAMHMLFMAGEYSYEITKDIAKFAMSNGYDGIIYPSYFTNLRMGLMPLPTAYGVSVRLFPEFKQHNSDLTIPNLAIFGRPVLQKKLKIDCINKLIISKAEYSFHFGPIEN, from the coding sequence ATGAAGCATAATATAAAACAAATCCAGGGTATCTTTATGTGCGTTGCATGCTCAAATTGTTTTCAAGACCAAGGACTTAAACTTGATGCCCGACAAATTGGCACCCAGGATCGCAGCAATTGCCCACGTTGCGGGGTAAAGGATGGCTTTAAGCTTAACAACGATGACCTCATTGCGTTAGCACATCGTTTTTTTGTTTGGGGGTCTCTTCTTAGAGTTGATTATGGTGCGGCGCCATTAATTCAGTTCAATGAACATCAGAAGACATCTATCAAAGTATCTCACTGGCTAAGCGATGATATTAAAATATTCGAGGAAATTTTGGATATTGGCTTTTTTCATTATGGTCCTAGACTATGGATGCTTGGTGAAATTGAACCTTTAAAAATGTTACAGAACATTGAAACCAGAGCCAGTACAATTGAAGAATTATTTGCTTTGTATCCATCAAAATCGTTATCTCACAGTAATTTATTTTATCGAATTCGGGTAGCCCCGGATGATCCCACAAATATAGCTCAATTCGATAGCCCCCCGAACGAATTTTCTGGACATGGAAGATTTTGTTCGAAAAATTTACCTATTTTATATGCCTCCCCTGACCTTCAAGTGTGCATCCATGAATGTCGAGTAAAAGCAGATGATGAAGTATTTGTAGCCACGATGAGACCTGAAAAAGAACTAAAACTATTCGATTTATCTGTAGCCCCAGAAGAGAATGTTTCTGAGTTTGACAGCTTTGACATCGCAATGCATATGTTATTTATGGCAGGAGAATATTCATATGAAATAACTAAAGACATAGCTAAGTTTGCAATGAGCAACGGTTATGACGGAATTATATATCCTTCATATTTTACCAACCTCCGAATGGGATTAATGCCGCTTCCAACCGCTTATGGAGTGTCTGTAAGGTTGTTCCCTGAATTCAAACAACACAATTCTGATTTAACTATTCCAAATCTTGCCATTTTTGGCCGTCCAGTTTTACAAAAAAAGCTTAAAATTGACTGTATTAACAAACTAATCATCAGCAAAGCTGAGTACTCTTTCCATTTTGGGCCAATTGAAAACTAA
- a CDS encoding cupin domain-containing protein, with protein sequence MPNNEQSIILDTCVLEHQGTRVLTCRLDDDGVFPNNPSLPLLVYKNVLKETGDLEAEFARRVVERGWEDRWRNGIYPLHHYHSTSHEILGIAAGTARVQFGGPTGVILELEAGDAVVIPAGVSHRNETNDPELLVVGAYPDGSFPDILTPDEDYDDDGGDDVRAAAMERIAALDIPATDPLFGPDGPLVQLWKKSP encoded by the coding sequence ATGCCGAACAACGAGCAATCCATCATTCTGGACACGTGCGTCCTGGAGCACCAGGGGACGCGGGTGCTTACCTGCCGCCTGGACGACGACGGCGTTTTTCCCAACAACCCGTCCCTGCCCCTGCTGGTCTACAAAAACGTGCTCAAGGAAACCGGCGACCTGGAGGCCGAGTTCGCACGCCGTGTCGTGGAGCGCGGATGGGAGGACCGCTGGCGCAACGGCATCTACCCGCTCCACCATTATCACTCCACGTCGCATGAGATCCTGGGCATCGCCGCCGGCACGGCGCGGGTTCAATTCGGCGGCCCCACTGGCGTAATCCTGGAGTTGGAAGCGGGCGACGCCGTGGTCATCCCGGCCGGCGTTTCGCACAGAAACGAAACCAACGACCCGGAGTTGCTCGTGGTGGGCGCCTACCCGGACGGGAGTTTTCCGGACATCCTGACACCCGACGAGGATTATGACGACGACGGCGGGGACGACGTCCGCGCCGCGGCCATGGAACGCATCGCCGCTCTGGATATCCCTGCGACAGACCCCCTCTTCGGACCGGACGGCCCGCTTGTCCAGCTCTGGAAGAAATCCCCATAA
- a CDS encoding ABC transporter permease, producing MTGVRLSALSWRFLYVWRRNLVTYRRIWRVNFLVPLLEPGFYILAFGLGFSGLVGGVQYAGAHLSYVEFMAPALVATAVMWNSFFETTYTSFVRMYYQKTFDAILATPVSLEEVVVAEIVWAATKSAGAVVVMLLVLTPLGFVNFPSGLWCVPLAFFAGLGFGAVGMFFTGVIPSIDMFNLPIFLFITPMFLFSGTFFPVSGIGEWAGLISLLFPLYHLVELTRLASLGLTESNPLLNLGYLIVFTLLFTWLGLWTMKRRLVV from the coding sequence ATGACCGGTGTGCGACTCAGCGCGCTTTCATGGCGCTTCCTGTACGTATGGCGGCGGAATCTGGTGACCTACCGCCGCATCTGGCGTGTCAACTTTCTGGTGCCGCTGCTGGAGCCAGGCTTTTATATCCTTGCGTTCGGCCTCGGGTTCTCCGGGCTTGTGGGCGGCGTGCAGTACGCCGGAGCGCACCTGAGCTATGTAGAGTTCATGGCCCCGGCCCTGGTGGCAACGGCCGTGATGTGGAACTCGTTTTTCGAAACCACGTACACTTCCTTTGTGCGCATGTATTACCAGAAAACGTTCGATGCGATTCTGGCCACGCCCGTCTCGCTGGAAGAAGTCGTGGTGGCCGAAATCGTCTGGGCGGCCACGAAATCCGCCGGCGCCGTGGTTGTGATGCTGCTTGTTCTTACGCCGTTGGGGTTCGTGAACTTCCCTTCAGGCCTCTGGTGCGTGCCGCTGGCGTTCTTCGCCGGCCTGGGGTTCGGCGCGGTTGGCATGTTCTTCACCGGCGTCATCCCTTCCATCGACATGTTCAACCTGCCGATATTCCTCTTCATCACGCCCATGTTCCTGTTCTCGGGCACGTTCTTTCCGGTCTCGGGCATTGGCGAGTGGGCCGGACTCATCTCCCTGCTCTTTCCGCTCTACCATCTCGTGGAGCTTACGCGCCTCGCCTCCCTCGGGCTCACGGAATCAAATCCCCTGCTGAACCTCGGATACCTGATCGTCTTCACCCTCCTGTTCACATGGCTCGGCCTATGGACCATGAAACGCCGGCTGGTGGTATAA
- a CDS encoding DEAD/DEAH box helicase, which produces MSFQNFDLGSTIEANIRDMGFTEPTPIQSQAIPAILDGKDVMGLAQTGTGKTAAFVLPILKRFSAKPAKAQRGVRHLVLAPTRELAEQIHENAIALGRNTGMRSVSVYGGVGMQPQINKLRAGYQFVAACPGRLLDHIQRGNIDLSKLETLVLDEADHMFDMGFLPTIRKILEHLPKNRQNLLFSATMPKEIESLARDILCDPVTVRVGQLAPAETVSHEGYHVADHHKTRLLMDLLPRLDNGSVLVFTRTKHRAKQLAQKLEKSGHKSASLQGNLSQNRRKEAIDGFRDGAYRVLVATDIAARGIDISRVTHVVNFDVPDTPEAYTHRIGRTGRASRTGCAHTLITRKDTYMIRSIERLLGAPINRCELGGFDYTERNSAPGDDMDNRQPRNNGPRENKGRPARSGDRPYGKATGGRSNGERAYGKPRGEKPGGGRPSQNRSRPQNRRGQSASA; this is translated from the coding sequence TTGAGTTTTCAAAATTTCGACCTCGGTTCCACAATCGAGGCCAACATCCGTGACATGGGCTTCACCGAACCCACCCCCATTCAGTCCCAGGCCATTCCCGCAATTCTCGACGGAAAGGACGTGATGGGCCTTGCCCAGACCGGCACCGGCAAGACTGCGGCGTTCGTACTGCCGATCCTCAAGCGCTTCTCGGCCAAGCCGGCCAAAGCGCAGCGCGGCGTGCGCCACCTGGTGCTCGCCCCCACCCGCGAGCTTGCCGAGCAGATCCACGAAAACGCAATCGCTCTGGGCCGCAACACCGGCATGCGCAGCGTTTCCGTGTACGGCGGCGTGGGCATGCAGCCCCAGATCAACAAGCTCCGCGCCGGCTACCAGTTCGTGGCGGCCTGCCCGGGCCGGCTGCTGGACCACATCCAGCGCGGCAACATCGACCTCTCCAAACTCGAAACCCTGGTGCTGGATGAGGCCGACCATATGTTCGACATGGGCTTTCTGCCGACGATTCGCAAGATTCTCGAGCACCTGCCCAAGAATCGCCAGAACCTGCTCTTCTCGGCAACCATGCCCAAGGAGATCGAGTCACTGGCGCGCGACATTCTGTGCGACCCCGTCACCGTGCGCGTGGGGCAGCTCGCCCCGGCCGAGACCGTGAGCCACGAAGGCTACCACGTGGCCGACCACCACAAGACGCGGCTGCTCATGGACCTCCTGCCCCGCCTGGACAACGGTTCCGTGCTCGTGTTCACCCGGACCAAGCACCGCGCCAAGCAGCTTGCGCAGAAGCTGGAGAAATCCGGCCACAAGTCCGCCTCGCTGCAGGGCAACCTCTCCCAGAACCGCCGCAAGGAGGCCATAGACGGATTCCGCGATGGCGCTTATCGCGTGCTCGTGGCTACAGACATCGCCGCCCGCGGGATCGACATCAGCCGCGTGACCCATGTGGTCAACTTCGATGTGCCGGACACGCCTGAGGCGTACACCCACCGCATCGGCCGCACCGGACGCGCCTCGCGCACCGGCTGCGCCCATACGTTGATTACGCGCAAGGACACGTACATGATTCGCTCCATCGAGCGGCTCCTCGGCGCGCCCATCAACCGTTGCGAACTCGGCGGGTTCGACTATACCGAGAGGAACTCCGCCCCCGGAGATGATATGGACAACCGCCAGCCCCGCAACAACGGTCCTCGCGAGAACAAGGGACGTCCCGCTCGTTCCGGCGACCGCCCATACGGAAAGGCAACCGGCGGCAGATCCAATGGCGAGCGTGCGTACGGAAAGCCGAGGGGCGAGAAGCCCGGCGGCGGCCGGCCGAGCCAGAACCGTTCGCGCCCCCAAAACCGCCGCGGCCAATCCGCTTCGGCGTAA
- the budA gene encoding acetolactate decarboxylase, whose amino-acid sequence MTLRIRLRHLLPLVAIILVVAEPVPAQTPGASWDRDTLYQVSTIDALMAGVYDGSFTCGDLRRRGNLGLGTFQDLDGEMIVVDGVVYQAAHDGSVRVMDDDVRTPFAAVTWFEPDISFTVQSVSSLDELEQAIDARLPSKNLFHAFRIQGRFNSVQARSVPAQTKPYPPLAEAVKQQNVFDLGPAVGELVGFRCPVYAEKVNVVGYHLHYISADRTTGGHLLDLAGGPFTVLVDETPSFLLQVPSSGPFQETDLSMDRTKALEEVEK is encoded by the coding sequence ATGACCCTGCGAATCCGACTGCGCCACCTGCTGCCCCTGGTCGCCATCATCCTTGTGGTTGCGGAACCGGTCCCGGCGCAAACGCCGGGCGCCTCCTGGGACCGCGACACCCTGTACCAGGTCTCCACCATCGATGCGCTCATGGCCGGCGTGTACGACGGCTCATTCACCTGCGGGGACCTCCGCCGCCGCGGCAACCTCGGCCTGGGCACGTTCCAGGACCTGGACGGCGAGATGATCGTGGTGGATGGCGTGGTCTACCAGGCCGCGCACGACGGCAGCGTTCGCGTGATGGACGACGATGTCCGCACGCCGTTTGCCGCGGTCACCTGGTTCGAGCCGGACATTTCCTTCACGGTGCAGTCCGTGTCCAGTCTCGATGAACTGGAACAAGCCATCGACGCCCGGCTGCCCAGCAAAAACCTGTTCCACGCCTTCCGCATCCAGGGCCGGTTCAACTCTGTCCAGGCCCGGAGCGTGCCGGCGCAGACCAAACCCTACCCACCCCTGGCCGAGGCGGTCAAACAGCAGAACGTCTTCGATCTGGGTCCGGCCGTGGGCGAGCTGGTGGGCTTCCGCTGTCCTGTGTACGCCGAGAAAGTCAACGTGGTGGGCTACCATCTGCACTACATTTCAGCAGACCGAACAACCGGCGGCCATCTTCTGGACCTGGCCGGCGGCCCCTTCACCGTGCTTGTGGACGAAACACCCTCGTTTTTATTGCAGGTGCCTTCGAGCGGTCCGTTCCAGGAGACGGACCTGTCCATGGATCGCACCAAGGCGCTGGAAGAGGTGGAGAAGTAA
- a CDS encoding ABC transporter ATP-binding protein: protein MNVVQATNAVKRFGEFEAVRSMSFHVKEREFFALLGPNGAGKTSMIRMLYGFSPITSGEVRVFGMNVQTEWRTIRGRIGVCQQENTLDPDLTVEQNLRLFASYFSIPGNTARERTEELLDFFALSHKRDAKVMELSGGMARRLMLARAIISKPDLLILDEPTTGLDPQSRHQVWERLRRLKSQGLTLMLTTHYMEEAEFLCDRLIIMDHGEVLVEGTPKALIARHVGGSVIEVDDPDEAVMRFIREKNLSHDALERRVLIYADDAELELAVREKFCSHACTFRPATLEDVFLRLTGRELRE from the coding sequence ATGAATGTTGTCCAGGCAACAAATGCGGTCAAACGATTCGGCGAGTTCGAGGCCGTCCGTTCCATGTCCTTCCATGTGAAGGAGCGGGAGTTCTTTGCCCTGCTCGGCCCAAACGGCGCCGGTAAAACCTCCATGATCCGCATGCTCTACGGCTTCTCGCCCATCACCTCCGGCGAGGTGCGGGTATTCGGCATGAACGTGCAAACCGAATGGCGAACCATCCGCGGCCGCATCGGCGTGTGCCAGCAGGAAAACACCCTGGACCCGGACCTCACTGTGGAGCAGAATCTGCGGCTGTTCGCGAGCTACTTTTCAATCCCCGGAAATACTGCCAGAGAGCGCACCGAGGAACTCCTCGACTTCTTCGCCCTTTCCCACAAGCGCGACGCCAAGGTGATGGAACTGTCCGGCGGCATGGCAAGACGGCTCATGCTTGCCCGCGCGATCATCTCCAAACCGGATCTGCTCATCCTGGACGAACCCACAACCGGACTCGATCCACAGTCCCGCCACCAGGTCTGGGAGCGGCTGCGACGGCTCAAGAGCCAGGGGCTCACTCTCATGCTCACAACCCATTACATGGAAGAAGCCGAGTTCCTCTGCGACCGGCTCATCATCATGGACCACGGAGAAGTGCTTGTGGAAGGAACGCCCAAGGCGCTGATCGCCCGGCATGTAGGCGGCTCCGTCATCGAGGTCGACGATCCGGACGAGGCGGTCATGCGCTTCATCCGCGAAAAGAATCTCTCCCACGACGCACTCGAACGGCGGGTTCTCATCTATGCCGACGATGCGGAACTGGAACTGGCCGTGCGTGAAAAATTCTGCAGCCACGCCTGCACATTCCGGCCCGCCACGCTTGAGGATGTATTTTTGCGATTGACCGGAAGGGAGCTTCGCGAATGA